The following proteins come from a genomic window of Anopheles ziemanni chromosome 3, idAnoZiCoDA_A2_x.2, whole genome shotgun sequence:
- the LOC131284109 gene encoding prolargin-like: MFRCWSLALVLGTLLLAYAEDNEFVDVCFAHEGEKPPHCEFIDFDDVFQTSSTDIKFNWSFITKLTISNKKIIGVPTKMFASLPNLESFIVLNSLFYREIDPNSFLDCNKLNHIEITGTNITLLDSHMFPKTPKLQYLLFHHNQIAEIKHDAFEFLGELEELNLSYNNLTRLPSGVFHKLRKLKTLDLNHNSLVLLSFDSWFPPDGVVAMTYLDASYNQLVDMAWTEITVRKVNLKYNNLTSLTINGNCSEFHASHNAIDTVTIGRNCSLEKLSLAHNRIQGSDWLQRCSETLRSLDISHNLQQKGTDFLNLKQITALNIECTNISLNYKTLHDLRKLRFLDISYNNLKRIDLENLTSQRLLERLMISGNPIANISINAIKRNFPNLKSLGIYDLPWNSTSLSIAIDDLKKHDIQPYIRSDYLFDESKCPLKVTPSFGNDTDHDTSDAEHSKDRREQVVGGDKTFEYVVIALLLLAVCGLLAKLFVDSRYFPALFKERMQRRTSISHESLVSCDLNG, from the exons ATGTTTCGCTGCTG GTCACTGGCGCTGGTCTTGGGCACGCTGTTGCTGGCGTACGCCGAGGATAATGAATTCGTGGACGTGTGCTTCGCGCACGAGGGCGAGAAACCGCCGCACTGTGAGTTTATCGATTTCGACGACGTGTTCCAGACGTCGAGCACGGACATCAAGTTCAATTGGAGCTTCATTACGAAGCTGACGATCAGCAACAAAAAGATCATCGGCGTGCCGACGAAGATGTTCGCCTCGCTGCCGAACCTAGAGAGTTTCATCGTGCTGAACAGTTTGTTCTACCGTGAAATTGACCCGAACAGCTTCCTCGACTGCAACAAGCTGAACCACATCGAAATCACGGGCACCAATATTACGCTGCTGGATTCACACATGTTTCCCAAAACGCCCAAGCTGCAGTATCTGCTGTTTCACCATAACCAAATTGCCGAGATCAAGCACGATGCGTTCGAGTTTCTGGGTGAGCTGGAGGAGCTCAATCTGTCGTACAATAATCTGACCCGACTTCCGAGCGGAGTGTTCCATAAGCTGCGCAagctaaaaacgcttgaccTGAACCACAACAGCCTAGTGCTGCTCAGCTTCGACAGCTGGTTCCCTCCAGACGGTGTAGTCGCGATGACGTATCTCGATGCATCATACAACCAGCTGGTCGATATGGCCTGGACGGAGATAACTGTGCGCAAGGTGAACCTAAAGTACAACAACCTCACGAGCCTCACCATCAACGGCAACTGTAGCGAGTTTCACGCTTCCCACAATGCGATCGACACGGTGACCATCGGTCGGAATTGCAGTCTGGAGAAGCTCTCCCTGGCACACAATCGCATCCAGGGATCGGACTGGCTGCAGCGGTGCTCCGAGACGCTACGATCGCTTGACATCTCGCATAATCTGCAGCAGAAAGGAACGGACTTTCTAAACCTCAAGCAGATTACCGCACTCAATATCGAGTGTACCAATATCAGCCTAAACTACAAGACTCTGCATGATCTGCGTAAGCTGCGCTTTCTGGACATCTCGTACAACAACCTCAAGCGTATCGACCTGGAGAACCTTACATCGCAGCGGCTGCTCGAGCGGCTCATGATCAGCGGCAATCCGATCGCAAACATTTCGATCAATGCGATCAAGCGCAACTTTCCCAACCTAAAGTCGCTCGGCATCTACGATCTGCCATGGAACTCTACCTCACtgtcgatcgcgatcgatgaTCTGAAGAAGCACGACATCCAGCCATACATCCGCAGCGACTACCTTTTCGACGAGTCCAAATGTCCGCTCAAGGTGACGCCCTCGTTCGGCAACGACACGGACCACGACACCAGCGATGCCGAGCACAGCAAAGACAGGCGTGAACAAGTCGTCGGTGGCGATAAGACGTTCGAGTATGTCGTCAttgcgttgctgctgctgg